The DNA region CACAAGCGTTTAAGAGTGAAGATAGACTACttctattttgaataattttcgaAACCCATGAAGCTTTTATAGCTTTGAGTTTTGATTCAAAGTCTATAATACCAATGCCGccttcatttatttttctaattaaGGTGTTACGCTTGATGCGCTCTCGATTTCCCCAAATAAaggagaaaattattttattaatactcTTTATGAAAGATTGTTCAGGGTTTTCTAAAAAAGTAGCCGTGTACAAGACCTTGGAGATTAAAAGAGAATTCATAAGCTGGCATTTTCCAAAAATAGTTAATTTTCTACTTCGCCAAGagtattttttcaaattccttAAGTTTACataacagaacaaatatagagatatttgaggcaatcacgtgctaagtttaaaccaatgaaaatgtgacatttcagtccaaagGAAAACAATATTGCATCATTTCATATGATACTGTTATATATTGTATTGTGTAgtataaaaaagtatttttgcaCAAAGTAGATATGTCCATTATTTAGATTTATAATTTCTATCAAAAACGCACATACAACAACACAACAACAACTTTTTACCCAATTGTTTTGCGATCCatggatgtaaataaaaaagtatctATAAGTTTTTAGTATCTGTCTATAAAAGCCGGTGTCATAATATTTCCTGTAAAAAAAACGTTACACACGTTTGATGGATAATgtaatcaaatatcaaaataagtaacattaagaaaaatacacatacatgtatccgACCCGAGCACTACCCCCTCCTCCTTCTTATATTTGGTAGGattcgttaaaaaaaatagttaggCATGACTATGTTACATGTGCGCtagaaaaataatgacaaattttgccatttttaaaaatcacatctTGATCGCTCTCTCTGGAAATTAAATGATGGGTGTGGGCATGAGATACGAATAGGTACAGCATACAGTTTGTAACCACAGATGTTTTAGGACAGAGAATTACGCAGACGTTTGAACGCATTTGTAAATAGGTTTTATTCCATGTTCCTGTTGGAGAACACCGAGCAGACCATTAGCACACTCGGTGTCGTCAGATTGAAATTGTAATTTCCGCAAAATTTTCCCCCAAAACAAACTTCGTCCAGTCGCATCGGACTTCGACCAAAGAGCATAGTCGTATGACGTCAGCAAGACTTTGAGAGTGTTTGATAAATACTTGTAGCTTATTTCTTCCCAAACTGCCACAattatgttgtttattttttcatccaagCATCTGTTATatgcaaaattcatttgaaattcaCACCATTTGCTTTTGGCAAAATTGTTAGACAGAATCAATAGAATACGTCTGCTGAGATTCATGTTGTCAACTATGTTGTCACAATACAACTTTCCTATCTCAAAGTCCCGACATCTCACACACAAACTGTAGCCCTTTCCTTCCAAATATGGCACAGCAatgtcaaaaataaacttaGTATCCTCATCGGCATAAACTAAAAATACGTCATATTTAAAATCGGGGTCGTTCGGTATGATTTCGTACcccttgtttttatattttatgacgTAAAGCCAGTGACGTATATGCCAGCGAAGCTTGTATAAAGTTCCCAACGTGATAAAAATCACCAGTAAGGCGGTACCTGAACTTATGATAGCAATGAACACAGCAGGATTCATTGGACACAGTTCTTTTTCGGTGAGATAGAACAAATTTCTCGTGCTCGCATCAAGAGGAACATTGAGTCGACATGTTGTATCTTCAACATGTGATAACTTTTTCTTATTGGCATGCATCCAATTGTAAAACCATAGCGCGTCATCGCAATTGCAAGAGAGTTTATTATAGCTAAGATCTAACCCGTTGTCTTTTATTCCATTCAATAGAGTTAATGGAAAATTATGTTCAGTGATTCTTTCGATGTTATTGTCCGACAAATCCAGATATTGCAAAGTCGGGACGTTTCCAAATACAGAATTCCCGTCCCATGATCCGTTCAAATAGTTGTCCGAAGCGTCGAGTTTCCTTAACATCGGCAAATAACGTGTCAAATTGCTCGGAAGGTAGTATAATCCTGTATTTCTAATAATAAGTGTTGTAagatttttcaagttttttatcatctttgtgagttggttttcttttaatttaagatGGTTTGCTGAAATATCTAGTAAGGTCAATTTTGGGCAGTATTTGAACATAACGAGGGTTTCTTTGGGGAAATCGGAAAAGAAAAATCCATTATTAGAAAACCTGAGTTCTTGAAGGGAGTTGCTTTTAAACGCCTCTGGTTCAATGTGGGAAAGTTGTCCAGCCAAGCGCTGCATGTAAAGTTGACGCAATGACGTCAGATTGGTAAATGTATTGTTATACAACTTTCTTATTGCATGCCCATTTAAATTCAAGGCTTGCAAATTtgttaaacattgaaaatatgatGATCTAAATTCAGTTAATTTATTATTCTTAAACGAGATTGTTGACAAATTAGAAAATTTATAGTCACAAAACTTTGGAAATGCTTTAAACCAGTTTCCATCCAAAACCAATTCGTTGATATTTTGAAGACCAGTAAAATTAACCCCATTTTCCGTAATTCCATTGTATGATACGTCTAACTTGCGAAGTTGATTTAAACTGGAAAAGTTAGAACCTTCCAATGCAGTGAAATAATTATAGGACAGGGTTAAATTTCGAAGTGTTGCATTCCACAGTCCAGCAAAATCAGGCGGTTGGTCCCAGGCATTATGGGAGAATCTGATAAACGTAATGTTACGAGTGATGTAAGAAAGCATCTCTGATATTTCTCTCCTATTCACTTGGATTTCATTGCTGATCTCcaattcttttaaatgtttcaaTTCGGAGAAAGCATCATGGGAAATGGTGATGATGTTATTATCCAGTAAATTTAATACTTGCAGGGAAGAAAGTCTCCTCAAATTACCGAACGTTTTCATAGTAAGATTTATGAATCGAAATCCTTGAATGATTAACTGGTAAGTATTGTTTGGCATCGAGGGAATAGTATCACTTCGTGGACTTTCTCCTTTATTCACGCACTTAATTGTCACGTAGTACTGTTTACctttatattttgtacatgtgcACCCAACGGGCGGTTTTTCATTTCGCTCACATGGCTTTGGATGTACACTTTCGTACACCAACACAAAAGCAAGGAGCAAAATCTGTGTTCTGTTCATGTTAATGTTCTCACAACACAAATATTAGTACTCTGTCTAAAGCTGGCGGTCTTTATAACTTGCATATATTTCCTTGTCGTCAAAAAGGATGTTCTTTGGCCTATTAGGTAATTGTATAAGAGATCGAAGTTTGGTCAAGTGGCcaatgaatttctttatttgAACAGGTTGGCAGATTGCGGCATTGCTTTCTGCGTTTGATATCTAAAGATCTTACAAAAggaaacttttaacattttctgCCGGGTAATATATTATTTAACTGGATATCATTATTTTAGCATGAAACCTACGTGGTTCATATCATGAATTCGTTGGAATATCAGATAGTTTGAGGCTCGTTATTGCTGAACAGTTGAAAAtcgtatgtttttttttaaattaaaactgaaGTAAATACGATGCACATATAATCCTTAAAATATTgcctttaaaatattattagttgaaaaatttatgaatattatataatcCTTTCCAGTTTTGATGGATAAAAGTATTTCAACaatttgatattacatgtaatttcaggCTGATAGCAAGGCTCGTTAATTTTGGACTGCCAAATGTAAGTTTTAGACTACAAGACAAGGGAGTGATATGTCACTAcagtaattatttaaacatgtacattcattttataaatatattttatttattaagagGAATGGccatttaatcttttttttagtaATATATAAAAGGTCGTAAAGAGATTGAACAAAGGTTAACAATGTATTCTGTTACGAACTTTCATGTAAAAGTTAAAACATAACTTTTattcttaaacattttgaaatttggcTGTTGATTTTGAAAGTACATATGATTTCAAGGGGATTgtattaaaatgtcaaaaaaaggCGTGATTAATTTGAGGTTTTGAAGTTCTTTTATTAGTTCTTTTAACGAGAACGTAAAGAAAACGACCGCATAGATGTACATACGCATACTTATAGACCTGGAGGCACTCGCCAATAAACCTTTATACATGCACTCACCAACATACTGTATACACTCATTGACAGGCTTGTCTACACTCACCGACAGACCTATATACACTCACTGATAGACCTTGAGGCACTTATCGAAAGGTCTCTATGCACTCACTGACAGGCCTATATACACTCACTGACATACCTGTATACACTCACCGACAGACCTGTATACACTCACTGACCTGGAGGCAATCACCGACATCCTGTATACACTCACAGGCATACTGTATACACTCACTGATAGACCTGTATACACTCATCGATAGGTCTCTATACACTCACTGAAATACCTGTATACACTCATCGATAGGTCTGTATACACTCactgacatatatatatatatatatatatatatatatatatatatatatatatatatacacacacacacacacacacacacacacacacacacacacacactcatcGACAAACCTATATACACTCACCGACAGACCTGTATACATTCACCGACAGTCCAGTATACACTCACCGACAGGCTCATATGCACTCATCGACAGACCTGGAGGCACTCACTGACAGACCTGTATACACTCACTGATAGACCTCGGGCGTAGCCctttggaaatattttttccatgggggaataaatcttcacaCATCACTAACAATCATGCAATAATTCGTGCAATAATTGAATTATGTGGAAGGTAGGCCCCGCTCTAAATAAGttttaccacccggtaaaatgttggaaattttaaattataattattatatcatcGTCATACACAATGAAATACAAGGTTAAGCTTTAGCTGAACTTTTTGAATACATTACAAATAAAACTTATTGATCTCAAATAAAAGGCTGTTACACTAACCTGGGGAACAGAAGGagacatttattaataaaaataagtgACACATCTTAAGTATAAAACTATGAAATTTTGGACCATTCAATTGTTTGTAAAAATAGGTATCCTAAGTTTTATAATTGCTTTTAAACGCCATTGCTGATTCTATTCAGTAAGACACACTTATATGTATAGCAAAGAGTTCCAGGCACAACAATTTTGACTTGTTATAAACGTTATTTGTTGtaacaaaaaattacaatttaataCTTTTGTAATCTTAGAGATGGAAAGGTGAACATTGCTACAAGCGTGAGTTCGTTATACGGTGTGCGCTCTGACTGTTTATACATTTAGTACTCATAACCGGGTTAAACATGCGTGCACGTCAAAAGACGCTTTGTGCTGTGTAGCACTTTATAACATCCTCAAAAGTAAGTGTATGTGCACAACTTAATCACAGTAATTTATAACCAGTCTGTAAATCTGAATTTACAATACAGCAGTTTCTACAATGCTTTCTACGGTGATTCATTCTGAATACGAGGATGGCGACATTATAGAAAAACtgaatacataacccgcgttatcgggttatgtaataattttctgcaatgatcgctaccttcataacccgcatcaATCATCttagaaagcattttattgtttatatttacatctttttttaaacaaacttgggAATTCGAGTCcgacatcatcatgatcattTCGTGCAATCATTGTCTTATATCGCTGTAGGTTTTGATCAATCGACAAACAGGGCGTGAAGATTTCAGTGCTGTCAGTTTCTATAAAACTATGAATTAACAATAACTTCCCGTAAAAAAAGATGGAATAAAACTTAGTACTCGGgtgatgtaaatataaaagtatatttacACTTACGAAGggttattccctctatttcttacggaaacttatggtcaattcatagctctatagaaacagcgagactgaaatctacatgccccgtttatcgattggtcaaaatctacagcggttgaaactgacaggacttaTATTGACACGCCCTCTTTATGGATTGGtggaaacctacagcgacctaaggaAAATCACGTccgactgcacgaaataatcatgatgatgtcagact from Crassostrea angulata isolate pt1a10 chromosome 7, ASM2561291v2, whole genome shotgun sequence includes:
- the LOC128193109 gene encoding toll-like receptor 13; this translates as MNRTQILLLAFVLVYESVHPKPCERNEKPPVGCTCTKYKGKQYYVTIKCVNKGESPRSDTIPSMPNNTYQLIIQGFRFINLTMKTFGNLRRLSSLQVLNLLDNNIITISHDAFSELKHLKELEISNEIQVNRREISEMLSYITRNITFIRFSHNAWDQPPDFAGLWNATLRNLTLSYNYFTALEGSNFSSLNQLRKLDVSYNGITENGVNFTGLQNINELVLDGNWFKAFPKFCDYKFSNLSTISFKNNKLTEFRSSYFQCLTNLQALNLNGHAIRKLYNNTFTNLTSLRQLYMQRLAGQLSHIEPEAFKSNSLQELRFSNNGFFFSDFPKETLVMFKYCPKLTLLDISANHLKLKENQLTKMIKNLKNLTTLIIRNTGLYYLPSNLTRYLPMLRKLDASDNYLNGSWDGNSVFGNVPTLQYLDLSDNNIERITEHNFPLTLLNGIKDNGLDLSYNKLSCNCDDALWFYNWMHANKKKLSHVEDTTCRLNVPLDASTRNLFYLTEKELCPMNPAVFIAIISSGTALLVIFITLGTLYKLRWHIRHWLYVIKYKNKGYEIIPNDPDFKYDVFLVYADEDTKFIFDIAVPYLEGKGYSLCVRCRDFEIGKLYCDNIVDNMNLSRRILLILSNNFAKSKWCEFQMNFAYNRCLDEKINNIIVAVWEEISYKYLSNTLKVLLTSYDYALWSKSDATGRSLFWGKILRKLQFQSDDTECANGLLGVLQQEHGIKPIYKCVQTSA